From Leptidea sinapis chromosome 12, ilLepSina1.1, whole genome shotgun sequence, the proteins below share one genomic window:
- the LOC126967130 gene encoding frataxin homolog, mitochondrial, translating into MLKSAVRTSYWLVRRTINKTPAVIPSSQPKSFRTEIVLNCKLYSSDVNISNNIEQAVFEDICNETLESLCEYFEEVIDQSSSLKGADVTFSDGVLTIFLGPEHGTYVINRQTPNKQIWLSSPVSGPKRYDLALENGGYWVYKHDGVTLHKLLQSEISKIIEKADFSNCAHFK; encoded by the exons ATGTTAAAAAGTGCTGTGCGTACCAGCTATTGGCTGGTTCGTCGAACTATCAATAAAACCCCTGCAGTAATTCCGTCTTCACAACCCAAATCATTTAGAAcagaaattgtattaaattgtaaattatacTCAAGTGATGTTAATATTTCGAATAATATAGAGCAGGCGGTTTTTGAGGATATATGTAACGAAACATTAGAATCATTGTGTGAATATTTTGAAGAGGTAATTGATCAATCTTCGAGTCTCAAAGGTGCTGATGTAACTTTTAGT gATGGAGTACTTACCATCTTCTTAGGTCCTGAGCATGGGACATACGTTATAAACCGACAGACACCCAACAAACAAATTTGGCTAAGTTCACCTGTTTCTGGACCGAAACGTTATGACTTAGCATTGGAAAATGGTGGCTACTGGGTCTACAAACACGATGGAGTAACACTACACAAACTACTCCAGAGTGAAATTTCAAAGATCATAGAAAAGgcagatttttcaaattgtgCACATTTCAAATAA
- the LOC126967120 gene encoding uncharacterized protein LOC126967120 isoform X5: protein MEVIEDGNIMDRIPILLQRDLEYYQINQTVLSEKICCGVVGGRLDFPRSASFAAVKIVLWLEEEFSIAFKQGSGMFVKTDEDSSDGGVAKTSDPDKFVQLAVKSSDSLLEHLHMLAQEALDHADLPVLTATLGAAALLKNSLYCYLQHVEDTGNSERQSIIQSCYKRYVTMSEAVAERVLDLHNRVLSLYIMQDSGGRPIDTMGKCVVETGTPSVQGWWLYMND, encoded by the exons ATGGAGGTAATTGAGGATGGAAATATTATGGATAGGATTCCTATTCTGCTACAAAGGGATTTGGAGTACTACCAG ATAAACCAAACAGTTCTGTCAGAAAAGATATGTTGTGGTGTTGTGGGTGGAAGACTCGATTTCCCCCGAAGTGCTTCCTTTGCTGCTGTTAAAATTGTACTGTGGCTTGAAGAAGAATTTTCAATAGCCTTTAA ACAAGGTTCTGGAATGTTCGTTAAAACAGATGAAGATAGTTCAGACGGAGGTGTAGCAAAGACGTCAGATCCAGACAAATTTGTCCAATTGGCTGTTAAATCTAGTGACTCGCTTCTGG AACACCTACACATGCTAGCCCAAGAAGCGTTAGATCACGCCGACTTGCCCGTACTAACCGCCACACTGGGTGCAGCCGCGTTGTTGAAAAATAGCCTCTATTGCTACTTACAGCATGTTGAAGACACCGGAAACTCTGAGAGACAATCTATCATTCAA TCTTGCTACAAGCGATACGTGACAATGTCAGAAGCGGTTGCCGAGAGAGTCCTCGACTTGCACAACCGTGTACTCTCCCTGTACATAATGCAAGATTCTGGCGGGCGCCCGATAGACACGATGGGAAAATGTGTGGTTGAGACGGGCACGCCCTCTGTGCAGGGCTGGTGGCTGTACATGAATG ACTAA
- the LOC126967123 gene encoding MYCBP-associated protein-like encodes MSYYKQANKIKFDNNLDPDKELLEWEKWIQIRKEETEHLSRKLKRPPVDLTMNIVEKVREDKERKTVLEHAQIETKPKVRGFLWEQPQRLKQSCDCQPIYEVQRTRAEMGRPRIIEHISVPKYVQETDKCITGVPERKPCTQLDSEYIKYRDKRENELKEKVDKLNPYKSAMENLMVKGSNPKPRPPTPPVLPILSYSLVLNQEEEASVSIYALRINNSIFYKEVPGQSFTYLKALQQEPWHESCTSWPYYYNTPINRACRSKILLKNIGTVTLKYCWRSIKRSLPFIPMENMEQVFFFNKNEDVIYPGQSKELCVTFVSSQPGIYNESWELCTTNVCFFDLLTEKFTFNYTADSVEPIERLRKRGKNLEVKIGRIAIRNNIRSIIMEIIRKSVTIEPEKYPYKKLLLEREMFIMKNPVCFYHQTEVLKMSEIYIQMNPGEVWDLSIANWRKAMMGKEFEERMMYYEILQKSHMDLLKPWYEGEELLAEKYRAVKLLLGNLADRIDHEYYNIMNEIFYSQSQPNILSASNLTVTGSMRFWKSPGNFIDRNIFYLRVHEHVATTIETCAGVLSSIDLNRWIKFDFCRA; translated from the exons ATGTCTTATTATAAACAagcgaataaaataaaatttgataataatttagatcCAGATAAAGAACTCTTAGAATGGGAAAAATGGATCCAAATCAGAAAAGAAGAGACCGAACATTTATCACGCAAATTGAAAAGACCTCCGGTAGATTTGACAATGAATATTGTAGAAAAAGTTCGAGaagataaagaaagaaaaactgTTTTAGAACACGCCCAAATTGAAACGAAGCCCAAAGTTAGAGGCTTTCTGTGGGAGCAGCCACAAAGATTAAAACAAAGTTGCGATTGCCAACCCATATACGAAGTCCAAAGAACAAGGGCTGAAATGGGGCGTCCTAGAATTATTGAGCATATAAGTGTACCAAAATATGTTCAAGAAACAGATAAATGTATAACAGGTGTACCAGAACGTAAGCCTTGTACTCAATTGGATTCTGAATACATAAAGTATCGTGATAAAAGAGAAAATGAATTAAAAGAAAAGGTTGATAAGTTAAACCCGTACAA GTCTGCTATGGAGAATTTGATGGTAAAGGGAAGTAATCCAAAACCTCGACCACCGACGCCTCCTGTATTACCGATATTGTCATATTCACTTGTATTAAATCAAGAAGAGGAAGCGTCTGTCTCTATTTATGCTCTAAGAATTAATAATAGCATATTTTATAAGGAAGTCCCTGGTCAatcatttacatatttaaaggCTTTACAACAAGAACCTTGGCATGAATCCTGTACTTCGTggccatattattataatactccTATCAATAGAGCTTGTCgtagtaaaatattattgaaaaatattggaACTGTTACACTTAAATATTGCTGGAGATCTATTAAAAGATCCCTTCCCTTCATACCAATGGAAAATATGGAACAAGTTTTTTTCTTCAACAAAAACGAAGATGTAATATACCCGGGACAAAGTAAAGAACTTTGTGTTACATTTGTTTCTAGTCAACCTGGAATATATAATGAGAGTTGGGAATTATGCACGACCAATGTATGTTTCTTCGATTTACTAACCGAAAAATTTACGTTCAATTACACTGCTGATTCAGTTGAACCAATAGAGAGACTAAGAAAAAGGGGAAAAAATCTAGAAGTCAAAATTGGCAGAATTgctataagaaataatattcgTAGTATTATTATggaaataataagaaaatcgGTTACAATTGAGCCAGAAAAATATCCATATAAAAAGCTTTTACTAGAAAGAGAAATGTTTATAATGAAGAATCCAGTTTGCTTTTATCATCAAACTGAAGTACTCAAAATGAGcgaaatttatatacaaatgaaTCCAGGTGAGGTTTGGGATCTTTCAATAGCTAATTGGAGGAAAGCTATGATGGGAAAAGAATTTGAAGAAAGAATGATGTATTATGAAATTCTACAAAAATCACACATGGATTTACTAAAGCCTTGGTATGAAGGAGAAGAATTACTCGCTGAAAAGTATAGGGCTGTGAAATTATTGCTCGGGAATTTAGCTGATAGAATTGATcacgaatattataatattatgaatgagaTATTTTATAGTCAAAGTCAGCCCAATATTCTTAGCGCTTCAAATTTAACAGTAACAGGATCAATGAGATTTTGGAAGTCACCCGGTAATTTTATCGATAGAAATATATTCTACCTACGTGTTCATGAACATGTCGCCACAACAATTGAGACTTGTGCTGGAGTGCTAAGTAGTATTGATTTGAATCGTTGGATAAAGTTTGACTTTTGTCGAGCCTGA